One Phyllopteryx taeniolatus isolate TA_2022b chromosome 12, UOR_Ptae_1.2, whole genome shotgun sequence genomic window, CACATGCACGGATCTGCTACACTAAGTGTAATTGGGTggtttggtgatgaagtgctgcctccaagaGTGAAAATAATTCTGCCTCGGGTAAATATGGCAACGAACGATGTACTCAGCCTTGGCACCGCAGTAGAAGGAGAGAGGGAGTGAGTTGCTTTTCGCATGAGACAGGACTGCCCcctcaaaacaaaatgatttcagcgctgctagaaaaaaaattgttgtactgtaattcttgatccttgccGTAATTCGacgaaatatttgtttgttttttttgtttttttaaggattGTTTTTTATCACCAGCTTAAACGACATATTCACGGAGCATCTGTTCTGACTGCATTTTTATGCGGAAGGATATGCTCATAAGAGCAGAAGTTAGTGTAGTTGTCCGATTGAAATGACTCCAAAAGTCATCTACTACTGCCACTTGCTGGCTGAAGAGAGAGGTGTAACACTTAAAATGCTCCGGTTCATGCAGCGtcgcgtgtcctggagccagtaatattggagcagggcgtgtcctgcctggaaactatgtgggaatcctaataacgcataTTGCATACACAGTACTACAGTATACATAACCGAGCCCAGTTGTTTAGCAACATTGTTAAGAAACATTATGTAAGTTAGCTTGATTAGGTGACTACAACGAGATTTCACTAAATTTCGCAGCTAGAGAAACGTATAAATATTACGagtgtatatattataatttttcatttttaaacgcggtaaaaaatatatttacaggaataaatacatacaatgaccacgtctgttttttttcttccaaatattaaaatgtgtaaaaaaatgtaccggcattaccagataactagcaaccctttattgctcagtgactgtttttctcaatgtctttatgtctcaaaattgttctctgtcaattgactgcctgttgtcgAACTAGAGCGggtccaattaccggagacaaattccttgtgtgtttttttttggcatacgtggcaaataaagatgattctgattctgattcttattaAAAGCATGATCCACTGAAGAGGGCGTGGCGAAAGGTAAACGTAAGAGGATGTCCATGTTGCTATGGTTACAGTCTAGCATACCAGCTTGAGTTCACGCCCCGTTGTAAAACTACTGTCGAAAGTCGCCCAACACCTGTGCTAGCGTCCACCCCGAAAGGCATTCGAGGTAATTTAAGACAGTAAAAAGGCCTAGTTAGTTAGGCTTTACTTTAAAAAAGCAATTTCTGAGTCTATACGTTGACATCAGCAGTGGCCAAAAGCTAATGGGAGCGATTACGTCGGTGTAAAGACTGTTCGCGCATCGGAGTTTCCGTTTCtgttttcaaacaaatgtatttaataggCTGCGTGaactgaaaacaaatcaaagagtATGGTTTTGGTGTAAAAGGTAAAGTTATTGTACGGTAACTACAACATTTATTTGCTATgcaattaaagaaaaatgtagATTAACGCTGTCTAGCGCGAgcgtttgcttttattttgaagagaaACAAGTCGACACCGGAAATCCAAGTAACATTGTAACCTGAGCTCAAGCGCTCGCAGGATTTTTATCCTTTTTGTTGCTCTTTTGCAGGGTTTCTCTTGGCGTATTTCAAACGTAATTGCGTCAATATGTTAATTTCGCTCTTTACCTCGCTACATGACCTCCAGTGAAGGGAAGCCCTCGCGTCGTTTGTGTTGTTGTCGTCTGCAGCAAGCATGTCCGGCGACCTCGCTGGCGTGTGGGAGGTCGCGTTGAGCGACGGCGTCCACAGGATCGAATTCGAGCACGGGACGACCACCGGCAAGAGGGTCATCTACGTCGACGGAAAGGTACATTATgtccccccccaaacacacattttaaaacactcaCCAGGTGTCTTTGTAAAATGCTTTTCTCAAATACCCCAAGGATTAATGATGAATTATAGCCTGTTGTGAGGGGGCGGCCCTATCTCACACCATCACATATattgctgggccaatggcgaaTCAAGATTTTGTTGTCTTGATGATCAGGGGCAAAGCTGTTGCAACTAAGTGAGCAGAACTAGTGGAAGGGAGCCGAgagtgtggaggaaaaaaaatgtgagcatCCGTTGAGACGATATGAGCCATTTCACTCGTGGGGCAGCACAATTGCTCAATgtatgggtggatggatagatggccaGATCCCACCTTCCCTTCTACTGCAGGGCCAATGCTGAGTATGGTATTCATTACCATGATGATTGGGGGCGGAGCTAGGAGGTTGAACAAGGCAGACAATGAAAGCCTTTTAAccggtggaggcagcacttcatttgCAACACTTTTGTACACTTTTGTACCACAATTGAAAGTGGCGAATCTTCCCGCcttagctgccaagtcatgggagGAGGGCGGTATTGTACAAGTTAGCCGATTGGTGACATTATAGACACATGTTCAGGAATCGGCAGCTCGCAAACGATGAACTTGGTTGTttgatttcacacttgatgggaggaaaggcactccagagacccaactatttggatacaagccattaaaaagtcaactttCAATACAGTCCCTTTAATTTTGGTGCTCTAGGAGGTGCTGAGGCGGGACTGGATGTTCAAGCTTGTGGGCAAGGAGACGTTCATCGTGGGCAAGCTGGACACAAAAGCCACCATCAACATCGACCCGATCAGCGGCTTCGCCTACGAGTACACCCTGGAGATCAACGGCAAGAGCCTGAAGAAGTACATGGAGAACCGGGCCAAGGTGGCCAGCACCTGGGTGCTCAACCTGGATGGGACGGATACCAGGGTGGTCTTGGGTgagctactactactactactactacaacaacaacaacaacaacagtagtgccttgagatacgagtgacccgacttacgagtttttcgagatacgagctgtcttTCGGTctatttttattgctttgatTTGTCACCTCAAATTTGAGAGTATGGTGATAGCGAGTGAACCCACTTAAACGTACTTCACAATAAGCATCATTTTGGCAaatagcaaagaaaaaaaaggcttcaagctgtaaaataccactcccagttgacgtttactgtcaaactaaacatgaaacaaagatgtttcatgttgtgtattttaaataaCTCCGTAGCGCTGCCTTATGAGAGTCTATTTAGCTTGATACTGACATATGTGGGAAAACGGCAGCGAAATTGTTAGCAGTTAGCATCAATAATTGCAATTTTTCACAAAAGATACttcaacacaaacggtggagtaACACATGTAGACCAATTATATAACAGTACacaaaggcatatattctccTCCTCTACAAACAATGACTACTATTACAGCATTTTACTGAGTCACAAACTTTTTTCATAGTACTTTTGTTATAATTATATTGAAAATAAGGTGAAATTTCTTGCACAATTAGTAACTTTGAAAACAGTTTTATAAATTGTAAAGTGTGCTGCCATATTAATCGAACACATGACCGGATTACCCGGTAGTGACGTCAGATGTGC contains:
- the faima gene encoding fas apoptotic inhibitory molecule a, which gives rise to MSGDLAGVWEVALSDGVHRIEFEHGTTTGKRVIYVDGKEVLRRDWMFKLVGKETFIVGKLDTKATINIDPISGFAYEYTLEINGKSLKKYMENRAKVASTWVLNLDGTDTRVVLEKDTMDIWCNGEKIETAGEFVDDGTETHFTLGEHNCCVKAVSSGKQRDGLIHTLLVDGAEIAECTE